A section of the Hippea sp. KM1 genome encodes:
- a CDS encoding GspE/PulE family protein: MAKLKKIRIGDLLKEKGYITEAQLKVALNEAKNKGKKLGEMLIELGYVDEQTITDVLAEQLGIEKTTLKDIRFEKPLKEALPEKLARRFKVVPVDFNDKEITIATNDPTDIFALDEISRITHKEVIPTVMSKEELFSALEKIYGTEDRLYKIVDDVEKKITSSGSDEDVLRSLAEDASVVNLVDGIIAKALAEKASDIHIEPDEDILRVRYRIDGILHEVLSLSKVLHPAIVSRIKIMANMNIAEKRIPQDGRFKIKRNFKDVDFRVSTLPTNYGEKVVLRILDREKALLDLRNIGMDDYNLSVYEEMISRPYGIILISGPTGSGKTTTLYATLNKLNTPEKNIITVEDPIEYNFKLINQVNVDEAAGLTFANALRSILRQDPDIIMIGEIRDKETAEIAIQASLTGHLVLSTIHTNDAASSAVRLVEMGIENYLVSTSLIGVVGQRLVRKICPYCKVEYKPEKELIERLGLDEDIVLYKGEGCEKCKFSGYQGRIGIYEVMKIDRDIRSLINKNASIDEIRQKAKENGMKFMRESGLELVKKGITTLEEVLRATIVKE; encoded by the coding sequence ATGGCAAAATTAAAAAAGATTAGGATTGGGGATTTATTAAAAGAAAAGGGCTATATAACAGAAGCCCAGCTAAAGGTTGCTCTAAATGAGGCCAAGAACAAGGGCAAAAAGCTCGGTGAGATGCTTATTGAACTTGGTTATGTTGATGAGCAGACGATAACCGATGTTTTGGCTGAGCAGCTAGGAATAGAAAAAACCACACTAAAGGATATAAGGTTTGAAAAACCGCTTAAGGAAGCGTTGCCCGAGAAGCTCGCCAGAAGGTTTAAGGTTGTTCCTGTGGACTTTAATGATAAAGAGATAACCATTGCCACAAATGACCCGACGGACATCTTTGCCCTGGATGAAATCAGCAGGATAACGCACAAAGAGGTTATACCAACTGTAATGTCGAAGGAAGAGCTCTTCAGTGCCCTTGAGAAGATTTACGGAACTGAGGATAGGCTTTACAAAATCGTGGATGATGTCGAAAAGAAGATAACCTCAAGTGGAAGTGATGAGGATGTTTTAAGGAGTTTGGCAGAGGATGCCTCGGTCGTTAATCTTGTTGATGGAATTATCGCCAAGGCCTTGGCCGAGAAGGCAAGCGATATACACATTGAACCGGATGAGGATATCTTAAGGGTTAGATACAGAATTGATGGAATACTGCATGAGGTTCTAAGCCTTAGTAAGGTGCTTCACCCTGCCATTGTTTCAAGGATCAAGATAATGGCCAATATGAATATAGCCGAAAAGAGAATTCCTCAGGATGGCAGATTTAAGATAAAAAGGAATTTTAAGGATGTGGATTTCAGGGTTTCCACTCTGCCAACAAATTACGGTGAAAAGGTGGTTTTGAGGATTTTAGATAGGGAAAAAGCTTTACTTGATTTAAGAAATATCGGCATGGATGATTACAATTTGAGTGTTTATGAGGAGATGATATCGAGGCCTTACGGGATTATTTTAATCTCTGGTCCAACGGGTTCGGGAAAAACAACCACGCTGTATGCAACACTGAACAAGCTCAACACGCCTGAAAAGAACATAATCACCGTTGAGGATCCGATTGAATACAACTTTAAGCTGATAAATCAGGTCAATGTGGATGAGGCGGCTGGTCTAACTTTTGCTAATGCTTTGAGGAGCATCTTAAGGCAAGACCCTGACATTATCATGATCGGCGAGATCAGGGATAAGGAGACGGCTGAGATTGCCATTCAGGCATCGCTGACGGGGCATTTGGTTTTATCGACTATACACACAAACGACGCCGCATCAAGTGCTGTGAGACTTGTTGAGATGGGCATTGAGAACTATCTTGTCTCGACATCTTTGATTGGTGTTGTGGGCCAAAGATTGGTTAGAAAGATTTGCCCATACTGCAAGGTTGAGTATAAACCGGAAAAAGAGCTTATCGAAAGATTGGGTCTGGATGAAGATATTGTTTTGTATAAAGGCGAGGGGTGCGAGAAGTGCAAGTTTAGTGGCTATCAAGGCAGGATCGGCATCTATGAAGTGATGAAGATAGACAGGGACATAAGGAGTCTGATAAACAAAAACGCCTCTATTGATGAAATCAGGCAGAAGGCTAAAGAGAACGGCATGAAGTTTATGAGGGAAAGTGGACTCGAGCTTGTAAAGAAGGGCATTACAACGCTTGAAGAGGTATTAAGGGCAACGATTGTTAAGGAATAA
- a CDS encoding nucleotidyltransferase domain-containing protein, translated as MRVGEILENSFNTKISTVEELKAFLKEYFETDEVDLFLFGSRARGDDNKFSDVDLGIYKKKDVDLKISLLREILENSNLPFKVDIVVLNNNEKFRDVVSKEGVRWI; from the coding sequence TTGAGGGTTGGTGAGATATTAGAGAATAGTTTTAATACAAAGATAAGCACGGTAGAGGAGCTTAAAGCTTTTTTAAAGGAATACTTTGAGACTGATGAGGTGGATCTGTTTTTGTTTGGTTCAAGGGCGAGGGGTGATGACAATAAGTTCTCGGATGTTGATTTGGGGATTTACAAAAAGAAGGATGTGGATTTGAAGATAAGCTTATTAAGGGAAATTTTAGAGAACTCCAATCTGCCGTTTAAGGTAGATATTGTTGTTTTGAATAACAATGAAAAGTTTAGGGATGTAGTGTCAAAAGAGGGTGTCAGGTGGATTTAG
- the pgeF gene encoding peptidoglycan editing factor PgeF, whose product MGFVEDKRFLEFSARCLFFDRFGGVSPSPFDSLNFSFTVGDKKENVKSNIEIAQKTTGAKEIAFINQIHSKDIVKFDGKNHDADGIFTDKVGVFLAIRFADCLPIVLMDTKRRVVMAIHAGWRGSYLGISRNAVDILKRKGSDPKDIIVSIGPHICGNCYEIKSDVAYRFDRKFIKSKNGKLYLDLSLVNIEQLTQSGIPNKNIEDLNICTMENESFFSYRRDKTTGRNAGGVMLLNR is encoded by the coding sequence ATGGGTTTTGTTGAGGATAAGAGGTTTTTAGAATTTTCAGCACGGTGTTTATTCTTTGACAGATTTGGGGGCGTAAGCCCCTCCCCTTTTGATTCATTAAATTTTAGTTTTACCGTCGGCGATAAGAAAGAAAATGTAAAAAGCAATATAGAGATTGCCCAAAAAACTACAGGTGCAAAAGAGATAGCCTTCATAAATCAGATACACTCAAAAGATATTGTTAAATTCGACGGCAAAAACCACGATGCAGACGGTATATTCACAGACAAAGTTGGGGTGTTTTTAGCCATAAGGTTTGCAGACTGCCTCCCCATAGTTTTAATGGACACAAAAAGAAGGGTTGTGATGGCTATACATGCGGGTTGGCGTGGCAGTTATTTAGGTATATCAAGGAATGCGGTCGACATACTCAAAAGAAAAGGGTCGGATCCAAAAGATATCATCGTCTCCATAGGGCCGCATATCTGTGGGAATTGCTATGAGATCAAAAGCGATGTGGCCTATAGGTTCGACAGAAAGTTCATAAAATCGAAGAACGGCAAACTGTATCTGGATCTTTCTTTGGTGAACATCGAACAGTTAACACAATCCGGCATACCCAACAAAAATATAGAGGATCTAAATATCTGCACGATGGAAAACGAATCGTTCTTTTCATACAGAAGGGACAAAACAACGGGCAGAAATGCAGGCGGCGTGATGCTTCTGAATCGGTAA
- the mntA gene encoding type VII toxin-antitoxin system MntA family adenylyltransferase antitoxin produces MKKKIKMDRDKKEEIIGRIKDYLDKRKEVLFAYIFGSFVRSDEFSDIDIALYVDGDFSLRYEFEIEDDLEAMLKIPVDVRIINKAPVSFSYGVLKDGLLIKDNDIRSDFQVMKFKEYMDYVHLRDTYIRDRDVAR; encoded by the coding sequence ATGAAGAAGAAAATAAAGATGGATCGTGATAAAAAGGAAGAGATAATAGGCAGGATAAAAGATTATTTGGACAAAAGAAAAGAGGTGCTGTTTGCGTATATTTTTGGGTCTTTTGTGAGGAGTGATGAATTTTCCGATATTGATATAGCCTTGTATGTTGATGGTGATTTCTCGCTGAGGTATGAATTTGAGATAGAGGACGACCTTGAGGCTATGTTAAAAATACCCGTTGATGTTAGGATCATTAACAAAGCCCCCGTGTCGTTTTCATACGGTGTACTAAAAGACGGGCTATTGATCAAAGACAATGACATCAGAAGCGACTTTCAGGTGATGAAATTTAAGGAATACATGGATTATGTGCATTTAAGGGATACATACATAAGGGATAGGGATGTAGCAAGATAG
- a CDS encoding DUF6701 domain-containing protein produces the protein MRKGLFFLVFFILVFGFFSTIQAKTLVVDNSYLSYLLGYYCENGDEYYHSIKRALENADNGDVIKICAGSYNESNLEINKNITIEGLGTSPDDVKVEYWSKSPIFYTSGWRNGVVLENFSISQERNNRTALSIGEGTGFLLKNLKIVSKGYGLVVNSQIQNSTLTNVYINSSQIALDVENSYNGLYLSNSTFISKRNDAVNINNITGDFSVKGCEFEAKRGDGIWIKNSNYIDIEDSYIHNTKYEGFYVEKNHEKIDMVGNLIENPGNYGVYINDSSNPGKIKNNIIKGASVEGLYLLSQKKWRGYQVINNCFENGNGKNVFNRDRNADFNENYYNDWSGSGAYEIPDVPVYDYHPLSSCPFSSIPKPIIDYHMDECKWDNDSSTYEIKNYGSLESDYNATALNGANTIANGEICRGGDIVSSNTEDKALRLKSDYLLPTKYTLNVWIKFPLNTEDHKIFTYGFFWNRTNVKYFNIADRKGGNRDFIYFTQNLNNNSWTLDVDDDNEGDSYNFNPQKFSGWHMLTFVINNRGTKFYLDGKEEYTFSTHPNTGYLGLLFNSDYGGNTDEPNGQSIGTDVDEFELYNTALTANQIRQIYNNENAGKNYNGTTRTCPVCMAIDHYEIWHYPTNLTCQPAPLEIKACANDNCSRLYTDNVTLTLDYDSESKEISFSGGEYNTTISYTQAGTITLSTSNESPTPSSPTICNIFNSSSTSCDITFKDTGFVFKTPTNSDYVVNNILSCSVKPIEIDAVQKDNVTNKCTNMSVFNGDVTLNMYGRYVTPSANPYGTKVMINDASVETVDYNSTATGTSLTLHFDNGTAQFNLSYPDAGSIEVGAIYDKNGLKVSGESNPFVVKPERFAFGNLSSPADNSTCSTDSCWANIGVFKKAGEIFNFDVKAVCDNGTVTPNYYPINQNGDNSTVNLAAFMVAPDNGTDVTNKLSKTTIDASEFNGGVAKVKESFGEIGVIDLKAVDNNYLGAGSIGVDKKVGRFIPHHFVIDNITNGTLKEQCNTFNYIGQTTTYDAKPFFYVIAENKDNQTTLNYKGYFFKLKASDIGITKPQHDDNKTQVSIEIERATPDFKKGNGVGTYTFGNDNITYVKDNNSKIAPFSPEFHFSIDNVTDSDNVTCPDCPDNITVTGTLMKYGRLKIFNNYGPGNEKLILKVQTQYWNGAQWELNGDDVCTVLDSSDFVLDNFTGNLSDNDTSVSSVNEIDAGEGGLTLSPPGLDKYGSIDVDLSNSAIFYNWLYDNDTKGTAFFGIYRGRDRVIEWKEVAP, from the coding sequence ATGAGAAAGGGTTTGTTCTTTTTGGTTTTTTTTATCTTGGTTTTTGGGTTTTTTTCAACTATTCAAGCAAAAACTTTGGTGGTTGATAATAGTTATTTGAGCTATTTACTTGGTTATTATTGTGAGAATGGCGACGAATATTATCATTCTATAAAAAGGGCTTTGGAAAACGCTGATAATGGAGATGTGATTAAAATTTGTGCTGGAAGTTACAATGAAAGCAACTTAGAAATAAACAAAAATATTACAATTGAAGGTTTGGGAACCTCTCCAGATGATGTGAAAGTTGAATATTGGAGTAAAAGTCCTATTTTTTATACAAGCGGATGGAGAAACGGGGTAGTTTTGGAGAATTTTTCTATAAGTCAAGAGAGAAATAATAGAACCGCTTTATCTATTGGTGAAGGTACGGGATTTTTGTTGAAAAATTTAAAAATAGTGTCAAAAGGCTACGGTTTAGTAGTAAATTCTCAAATACAAAATAGTACTTTAACAAATGTGTATATTAATAGTTCGCAAATTGCTTTGGATGTTGAAAATTCTTACAATGGACTGTATTTAAGTAATTCCACTTTCATTTCAAAAAGAAATGATGCCGTTAATATTAATAATATTACAGGAGATTTTAGTGTAAAAGGTTGTGAATTTGAGGCAAAAAGAGGAGATGGAATCTGGATTAAAAATTCTAATTATATCGACATTGAAGACTCTTATATTCATAATACAAAATATGAGGGATTTTATGTGGAAAAAAATCACGAGAAAATCGATATGGTGGGAAATTTAATAGAGAACCCCGGAAATTACGGTGTTTACATAAATGATAGTTCTAATCCTGGAAAAATTAAAAACAATATTATAAAGGGTGCATCGGTGGAAGGGCTTTACTTGTTATCTCAGAAAAAGTGGAGAGGATATCAAGTAATTAATAACTGTTTTGAGAATGGAAATGGTAAAAACGTTTTTAATAGAGATAGAAATGCTGATTTCAATGAAAATTACTATAATGATTGGAGTGGAAGTGGCGCATATGAAATTCCAGATGTTCCTGTTTATGACTATCACCCTTTAAGTTCGTGTCCTTTCAGCAGTATTCCAAAACCTATAATTGACTATCATATGGATGAATGTAAATGGGACAATGATAGCTCCACATACGAAATTAAGAATTATGGATCGTTGGAGAGCGATTACAATGCCACAGCACTTAACGGTGCAAACACCATTGCCAATGGGGAAATTTGCAGGGGTGGTGATATTGTTAGTTCAAATACAGAAGATAAAGCGTTAAGGCTTAAAAGTGATTATCTTTTACCTACTAAATATACTTTAAATGTGTGGATTAAATTTCCTTTAAATACTGAAGATCATAAAATTTTTACATATGGATTTTTTTGGAATAGAACAAATGTAAAATATTTTAATATTGCAGATAGAAAGGGTGGTAATAGAGATTTTATTTATTTTACACAAAATCTTAATAATAATTCGTGGACTTTAGATGTAGATGATGATAATGAAGGAGATAGTTATAATTTTAATCCTCAAAAATTCAGCGGTTGGCATATGCTTACATTTGTGATCAACAATAGAGGAACCAAATTTTATTTAGATGGAAAAGAGGAATATACTTTCTCTACACATCCAAATACCGGTTATTTAGGACTTCTATTTAATAGTGATTATGGCGGAAATACTGATGAACCAAATGGTCAATCAATTGGGACTGATGTTGATGAATTTGAACTTTACAACACAGCACTTACTGCAAATCAAATTCGGCAAATTTACAACAACGAAAATGCGGGTAAAAATTACAATGGCACCACAAGAACCTGCCCCGTCTGCATGGCCATTGACCACTACGAAATCTGGCATTATCCCACAAATTTGACATGCCAGCCTGCACCTTTGGAAATTAAAGCTTGCGCAAATGATAATTGTTCTCGGTTATACACAGACAACGTTACACTTACACTTGATTATGATAGTGAAAGTAAAGAAATAAGCTTTTCTGGCGGTGAGTATAACACAACAATCAGTTACACTCAAGCAGGAACAATAACTCTATCAACATCTAATGAAAGCCCCACTCCCTCAAGTCCCACGATTTGTAACATATTCAATTCAAGTTCTACATCATGCGATATAACCTTCAAAGATACAGGTTTCGTTTTCAAGACTCCGACAAACTCTGATTATGTGGTAAACAATATTCTATCCTGCTCTGTTAAACCCATTGAGATAGATGCGGTTCAAAAGGACAATGTGACAAACAAATGCACGAATATGTCTGTATTTAATGGTGATGTAACGCTAAATATGTATGGAAGGTATGTTACTCCTTCAGCAAATCCTTATGGCACAAAGGTAATGATCAATGACGCATCTGTTGAAACTGTTGATTATAATTCTACAGCAACAGGGACGAGCTTAACACTCCATTTTGACAACGGCACTGCACAATTTAATTTATCTTACCCTGATGCTGGAAGTATTGAAGTAGGAGCAATTTATGACAAAAATGGACTTAAAGTTAGTGGTGAATCCAATCCGTTTGTTGTAAAACCCGAGAGGTTTGCTTTTGGTAACTTAAGCAGTCCAGCAGATAATTCCACCTGCTCCACAGACTCTTGCTGGGCAAACATTGGTGTGTTTAAGAAAGCTGGGGAAATATTTAATTTTGATGTAAAAGCTGTATGTGATAACGGCACTGTCACACCGAATTATTATCCGATAAATCAAAATGGCGACAACTCAACCGTTAACCTGGCTGCTTTTATGGTTGCACCTGACAACGGAACGGACGTTACAAACAAGCTAAGTAAAACGACAATTGACGCAAGCGAGTTTAATGGAGGTGTGGCTAAAGTTAAAGAGAGCTTCGGTGAGATTGGGGTGATAGATTTAAAAGCTGTAGACAACAACTATTTAGGTGCGGGTTCTATCGGTGTTGATAAAAAGGTTGGGCGCTTTATACCACATCACTTTGTTATAGACAATATTACAAATGGCACGCTCAAAGAGCAATGTAACACATTCAACTATATTGGTCAGACTACAACTTATGATGCCAAACCATTTTTTTATGTTATAGCTGAGAACAAGGACAATCAAACTACTTTAAACTACAAAGGTTATTTCTTCAAACTAAAAGCCTCAGACATTGGAATAACAAAACCCCAGCATGACGACAACAAAACGCAGGTCAGCATAGAGATAGAACGGGCAACACCTGATTTTAAAAAAGGAAACGGTGTCGGAACATACACCTTCGGAAATGATAATATTACCTATGTAAAAGATAACAATTCAAAAATTGCTCCGTTTTCACCGGAATTTCACTTTAGTATCGACAATGTAACTGATTCGGATAATGTCACATGTCCAGACTGTCCAGACAATATTACTGTTACTGGCACTTTGATGAAATATGGAAGATTAAAAATCTTCAACAACTATGGTCCAGGAAATGAAAAACTAATATTGAAGGTTCAAACTCAATATTGGAATGGTGCCCAATGGGAGTTGAACGGGGATGATGTATGTACGGTCTTGGATAGCAGCGATTTTGTGCTTGATAATTTTACAGGTAATCTTTCAGATAATGACACTTCTGTTAGCTCTGTAAATGAGATAGATGCAGGAGAAGGTGGCCTGACTCTCTCACCACCCGGTTTAGACAAATACGGCAGTATAGATGTGGATCTGAGCAACAGCGCCATTTTTTACAACTGGCTTTACGACAACGACACAAAAGGCACGGCATTCTTTGGTATATACCGCGGTAGGGATAGGGTTATCGAATGGAAAGAGGTGGCACCATGA
- the serS gene encoding serine--tRNA ligase, translated as MLDLNILRKTPEILKENLKKRFAKIDVDELIELDKRVRQKKAQLDELLSKRNSLSKEIGKRKAKKEPADDLIESVNRILKQLEAVEGEYKKLHEEFMDKWLLVPNILDDDVPFGEDENNNAEIRKWGEPPEFSFKPKEHFEIAENLGILDFERAAKLSGSRFVVYKGDGARLERALINFMLDLHTQKHGYKEIIPPYIVNYDVMVGTGQFPKFIEEAYETSGQYLIPTAEVPLVNLHREEMLAEDDLPIKYVAYTACFRKEAGSYGKDVKGIIRQHQFNKVELVQFTKPDESDKALEELTADAEEVLRLLGLPYRVVALCSGDIGFSAAKTYDIEVWLPGQNRYREISSCSNTRDFQARRASIKFKDKNKKKQFVHTLNGSGVAVGRCLVAILENYQQEDGSVKIPEALVPYFGKEKIG; from the coding sequence GTGTTAGACCTAAACATCCTAAGAAAAACGCCTGAGATACTTAAGGAAAATCTAAAAAAGAGGTTTGCAAAGATAGATGTGGATGAACTGATTGAGTTAGACAAAAGAGTAAGGCAAAAAAAGGCCCAACTGGATGAGCTTTTATCCAAAAGGAACTCACTCTCAAAAGAGATAGGCAAAAGAAAAGCCAAAAAAGAGCCTGCAGATGATCTGATAGAAAGCGTAAATCGGATATTAAAACAGCTTGAGGCCGTTGAGGGTGAATATAAAAAACTCCATGAAGAATTTATGGATAAATGGTTGCTTGTGCCAAATATACTGGACGATGATGTTCCGTTTGGTGAGGATGAAAACAACAATGCCGAGATAAGGAAATGGGGTGAACCCCCCGAATTCAGCTTCAAACCCAAAGAGCACTTCGAGATAGCAGAAAATTTGGGCATATTGGATTTTGAGCGGGCTGCCAAGCTGTCGGGTTCCCGTTTTGTTGTATATAAAGGGGATGGCGCAAGGCTTGAGAGGGCCTTGATCAACTTCATGCTGGATTTACACACGCAAAAACACGGATACAAAGAGATCATTCCGCCGTACATTGTAAATTACGATGTCATGGTTGGAACAGGGCAGTTTCCCAAATTTATAGAGGAGGCGTATGAGACATCTGGTCAATACCTGATACCAACAGCCGAGGTTCCACTTGTAAACCTACACAGGGAGGAGATGCTTGCTGAGGATGACCTGCCGATAAAATATGTGGCATATACGGCATGCTTCAGAAAAGAGGCCGGCAGCTATGGCAAGGATGTCAAGGGCATCATAAGGCAGCACCAATTCAACAAGGTTGAACTTGTTCAATTTACAAAGCCTGATGAGTCGGATAAGGCGCTTGAGGAGCTTACAGCCGATGCTGAGGAGGTTTTAAGGCTGCTTGGTCTTCCTTATAGGGTCGTTGCCCTCTGCAGTGGCGATATAGGTTTCTCTGCTGCCAAGACCTACGATATCGAGGTGTGGCTGCCCGGTCAAAACAGATACAGGGAAATCTCATCATGTTCAAACACAAGGGATTTTCAGGCACGAAGGGCATCGATAAAATTCAAGGATAAGAACAAGAAGAAGCAATTTGTCCATACGCTTAACGGTTCGGGTGTTGCCGTTGGAAGGTGCCTGGTTGCAATACTGGAGAATTATCAGCAAGAAGACGGCTCTGTTAAGATACCTGAGGCGCTTGTGCCCTATTTTGGAAAAGAGAAGATTGGATAA
- a CDS encoding ATP-binding protein, whose product MKRLPIGIQTFREIIEDGYIYIDKTKEAYELITDYKYVFLSRPRRFGKSLFLDTLKEIFEGNRELFRGLFIYEKYDFKRFPVIKIDLTGDFSSLESTIETTRHILRKNAERLGVKCDATNPSIILDQLINEAFKKHKNKVVVLIDEYDKPILDNINNLDVAKRNRNFLRGIYSQLKSNDEFLRFVFLTGITKFSKASIFSGLNNLEDISLNPNFGSVCGYTQDNLKNEFAEYTKDLDLDKVSEWYNGYYFLKDKIYNPYDVLKLLKYKRFGNYWFESGNPYFLIEMLKRNKYFIPQLENLTVREELLNSFDVENLKLEVLLYQTGYLTIDNVSVGLDGAYRYTLKIPNREVQISLNRLIKDFEWEKLEGW is encoded by the coding sequence ATGAAAAGACTGCCCATCGGTATTCAGACATTTAGAGAAATCATAGAAGATGGTTATATTTACATAGATAAAACAAAAGAAGCGTATGAGCTTATAACAGACTACAAATATGTTTTTTTATCAAGGCCGAGGCGATTTGGTAAAAGTCTCTTTTTAGATACGCTTAAGGAGATATTTGAAGGCAACAGGGAACTATTTAGGGGGCTTTTTATATACGAAAAGTACGATTTTAAGCGATTTCCTGTGATTAAGATTGATCTAACGGGAGATTTTTCCTCTTTAGAAAGCACGATAGAAACAACAAGACACATCTTGAGAAAAAATGCAGAAAGGTTGGGTGTAAAATGCGATGCCACAAATCCAAGCATAATACTTGATCAGCTGATAAACGAAGCTTTTAAAAAACATAAGAACAAAGTGGTTGTGCTAATAGATGAGTACGACAAACCCATCTTGGATAATATCAATAATTTGGATGTTGCCAAAAGGAATAGGAATTTTTTGAGGGGTATATATTCTCAGCTTAAATCGAACGATGAATTTTTAAGGTTCGTTTTTTTAACAGGTATAACAAAATTTTCCAAAGCCTCGATTTTTAGCGGTTTGAATAATTTGGAGGATATATCCTTGAACCCTAACTTTGGCAGTGTTTGTGGTTATACGCAAGATAACTTAAAAAACGAGTTTGCTGAATACACAAAAGACTTGGATTTAGATAAAGTTAGCGAATGGTATAACGGATATTACTTCCTTAAAGATAAAATTTATAATCCTTACGATGTTTTGAAGCTTTTGAAATACAAAAGGTTTGGAAACTATTGGTTTGAAAGCGGCAATCCATACTTTTTGATAGAGATGCTCAAGAGGAACAAATACTTCATACCCCAACTTGAGAACCTTACGGTAAGAGAAGAGCTTTTGAACAGCTTTGATGTTGAAAACTTAAAGCTTGAGGTTCTTTTGTATCAAACAGGCTATTTGACTATAGATAATGTTTCTGTTGGTTTGGATGGCGCATATAGGTATACGCTAAAGATTCCGAATAGGGAAGTCCAAATCTCGTTGAATAGGCTTATTAAAGACTTTGAGTGGGAGAAACTTGAGGGTTGGTGA
- a CDS encoding Uma2 family endonuclease gives MELAKKEKKRYTYSDYIGWPDDERWEIIDGVAYNMSPAPKVKHQRISWNIGEAFVRVKEKLKGCMPFSAPTDVVLDEFNVVQPDIFVVCDKNKITEDNIKGVPDLVIEITSRSTELKDKREKLFLYERFGVKEYIIVFPEREYVERYVLQNGRYMAPEIFNWDEALRLKTFDIEINLWEIFEKELPNEEENKDGS, from the coding sequence ATGGAATTAGCAAAGAAGGAAAAGAAGAGATACACATACAGCGATTATATTGGTTGGCCCGATGATGAGAGGTGGGAGATCATCGACGGTGTTGCTTACAACATGAGCCCTGCGCCGAAGGTGAAGCATCAAAGAATAAGCTGGAACATAGGAGAAGCCTTTGTTAGGGTAAAAGAGAAACTCAAAGGGTGTATGCCGTTTAGTGCACCGACAGATGTTGTTTTGGATGAGTTCAATGTTGTTCAGCCTGACATATTCGTTGTTTGTGATAAAAACAAAATTACAGAAGACAACATCAAAGGCGTGCCGGATTTGGTTATTGAGATCACATCAAGATCAACGGAACTAAAGGATAAAAGGGAGAAGCTGTTTTTGTATGAAAGGTTCGGCGTTAAAGAATATATCATTGTTTTTCCCGAGCGTGAGTATGTTGAGCGCTATGTGCTTCAAAATGGAAGATACATGGCTCCTGAGATTTTTAACTGGGATGAGGCGCTGAGACTAAAGACATTTGATATTGAGATAAATCTGTGGGAGATATTCGAAAAGGAATTGCCCAATGAAGAAGAAAATAAAGATGGATCGTGA
- a CDS encoding Uma2 family endonuclease, whose protein sequence is MAITAKRMDRKYTYEDYKNWPDDERWEIIDGVAYNMSPAPKVKHQKISGNLYFELKKALRDKKSHCDLFSAPTDVVLDETSVVQPDIFVVCDKNKITEDNIKGAPDLIIEIVSPSTAYKDTKIKKDLYEKFGVKEYIIVFPDLFLVERYVLKDGSYGVPERFNWDETLKLNTFDIEINLWEVFERELPKEEKYEDAKKLEY, encoded by the coding sequence ATGGCTATAACGGCCAAGAGAATGGATAGAAAATATACATACGAGGACTATAAAAACTGGCCCGATGACGAGAGGTGGGAGATTATCGACGGTGTGGCATATAACATGAGCCCCGCACCCAAAGTGAAGCATCAAAAAATCTCAGGTAATTTGTACTTTGAATTAAAAAAGGCGCTTAGGGATAAAAAATCTCATTGCGATCTATTCAGTGCACCGACGGATGTTGTGCTGGATGAGACCAGTGTAGTCCAACCAGATATATTTGTTGTTTGTGATAAAAACAAGATCACAGAAGACAACATCAAAGGCGCACCTGACTTGATTATTGAGATTGTCTCGCCCTCAACGGCATACAAGGATACGAAGATAAAAAAGGATCTGTATGAAAAATTCGGTGTCAAAGAGTATATCATTGTTTTTCCTGATCTCTTCCTTGTTGAGCGGTATGTTTTAAAGGATGGATCTTACGGCGTGCCTGAACGGTTCAACTGGGATGAGACATTAAAGCTTAATACTTTTGACATTGAGATAAATCTGTGGGAAGTGTTTGAGAGGGAACTGCCGAAAGAGGAAAAATATGAAGATGCAAAAAAGTTAGAGTATTAA